Genomic segment of Sediminispirochaeta bajacaliforniensis DSM 16054:
AACTGCCCCTTTGTCATCGGCTCGGTGCACACCAAACGGACCCCTCCCTACTACGAGCAGGACGGAGCCAACGACAAGAAGTACATCAGGACAAGAAGCGGCCTTGAGATCATGATGAACGACAAGGAAGGAGAAGAGGAGCTTGTGATCAGCGCCAAAGAGGGGAAGATGAGGATCAGCCTCTCATCGGCCGGCATTCAGATCGTCAACGAACTTGGGGACATCAACATCAAGTGCAGAAAGCTTACCGCTTCATCCAGCCAGGCCATCATCAAGGCAAACGCAAATCTGAAGGCCAGCTCAAAGGGGAATGTGGGCCTTGATGCCTCAGGTGATATGAGCATCAAGGCCGGAGGGAA
This window contains:
- a CDS encoding phage baseplate assembly protein V, producing the protein MRIGYRELQRIKTKYYDPANRTSRFIWHQWKDPRLKATATWGKVVDNHDPDGLGRVKVIAPLVFGDETPSPWIQCLSPWASKGYGIWSLPDIGDAVVVGFYLNNPNCPFVIGSVHTKRTPPYYEQDGANDKKYIRTRSGLEIMMNDKEGEEELVISAKEGKMRISLSSAGIQIVNELGDINIKCRKLTASSSQAIIKANANLKASSKGNVGLDASGDMSIKAGG